One genomic window of Cellulophaga sp. Hel_I_12 includes the following:
- a CDS encoding YfiT family bacillithiol transferase, whose protein sequence is MAMIENLKYPIGVFVQPSKITDDLIEDWIHVLEVLPERLNDVVKDLSDEQLNTPYRPNGWTVRQLVHHLADSHHHSYTRFKWALTEKSPLIKPYDEKEWSEIFDAKSAPIQLSLDYLKALHSKLVYLLKGLSASDLKKTYLHPDHPNHPVSVAENIAKYAWHGSHHLAHIQALIHRKGW, encoded by the coding sequence ATGGCTATGATAGAAAATTTAAAATATCCTATTGGCGTATTTGTACAACCTTCAAAAATTACAGATGATTTAATTGAGGATTGGATACACGTGCTAGAAGTACTCCCTGAACGTTTAAATGATGTCGTGAAAGATCTTTCAGATGAACAATTAAATACACCATACCGGCCAAATGGATGGACGGTCAGGCAACTTGTGCATCATTTAGCAGATAGTCACCATCATAGTTATACGCGGTTTAAATGGGCATTAACTGAAAAGTCTCCTTTAATAAAGCCTTATGACGAAAAAGAATGGAGTGAAATTTTTGATGCCAAATCAGCGCCGATTCAACTTTCATTAGATTATTTAAAAGCGCTACATAGCAAATTGGTGTATTTATTAAAAGGTTTGTCAGCTTCTGACTTAAAAAAAACATACCTACATCCAGATCATCCAAATCATCCTGTTTCTGTAGCTGAGAATATTGCAAAATATGCGTGGCATGGCAGTCATCATTTAGCCCATATTCAAGCTTTAATTCATCGTAAGGGTTGGTGA
- a CDS encoding thioredoxin family protein, producing MALTPSNMLPLGTIAPDFNLMDTISDQRLFLNDLKGENGTVILFICNHCPYVIHVNPLLTKIALEYQQKGISFVAISSNDIENYPQDAPHYMKQVAKKEHYPFPYLFDETQKVAKAYDAACTPDMYLFDKNLALVYRGQLDDSRPGNKKPLTGVDLKNAIDNLLSNRPISSIQKPSMGCNIKWK from the coding sequence ATGGCCTTAACACCAAGTAATATGTTGCCTTTAGGCACAATAGCACCCGACTTCAACTTAATGGACACCATAAGTGATCAACGACTTTTTTTAAACGATTTAAAAGGAGAAAATGGTACGGTCATCCTTTTTATTTGCAACCATTGCCCTTATGTAATTCATGTAAATCCCTTACTGACCAAAATAGCTTTGGAATATCAACAAAAAGGCATCTCCTTTGTGGCTATTTCAAGTAATGATATTGAGAATTATCCACAAGATGCACCACACTACATGAAACAAGTGGCAAAAAAAGAGCATTATCCTTTTCCATATTTGTTTGATGAAACCCAAAAGGTCGCTAAAGCGTATGATGCGGCTTGTACTCCTGATATGTACCTTTTTGATAAAAATTTAGCCCTTGTGTACCGCGGCCAATTAGATGATTCTCGACCAGGGAATAAAAAACCCTTGACAGGAGTTGATTTAAAAAATGCTATCGATAATCTTTTGAGTAATCGCCCAATTTCAAGTATTCAAAAACCCAGTATGGGATGTAATATCAAATGGAAATAA
- a CDS encoding cold-shock protein, whose product MNKGTVKFFNDSKGFGFITEDGSSEDHFVHISGLIDEIREGDVVEFELQQGKKGLNAVNVKVL is encoded by the coding sequence ATGAATAAAGGAACAGTAAAATTCTTCAATGATTCTAAAGGTTTTGGATTTATCACTGAAGATGGCTCAAGCGAAGATCACTTTGTACACATTTCTGGTTTAATCGACGAAATTCGCGAAGGTGATGTTGTAGAATTTGAATTACAACAAGGTAAAAAAGGATTGAACGCAGTAAATGTAAAAGTACTATAA
- a CDS encoding peptidylprolyl isomerase, with protein MKDGIYAKFNTSKGEIVVKLAHDKTPGTVGNFVALAEGNLENKAKAQGKPFYDGLKFHRVIPDFMIQGGCPQGTGTGDPGYKFDDEFHVDLKHDGPGVLSMANSGPGTNGSQFFITHIATPWLDNKHTVFGHVVDSQAIVDAIKQGDKIDSIEIVRVGAEAEKWNAVEAFRTFEGSREKRIAEEKAAQASELDKVAAGFEETASGLRYKIIQKGDGKKAVAGMHVSVHYQGALIDGTVFDSSYKRKEPIDFQVGVGQVIKGWDEGICLLQVGDKARFVIPSALGYGSAGAGGVIPPNAILVFDVELMKVS; from the coding sequence ATGAAAGACGGAATCTACGCAAAATTCAATACTTCAAAAGGAGAAATAGTAGTAAAACTTGCCCACGATAAAACACCTGGTACTGTTGGTAATTTTGTAGCCTTAGCTGAAGGTAATCTTGAAAACAAAGCCAAAGCACAAGGAAAACCATTTTATGATGGATTAAAATTTCACAGAGTGATACCAGATTTTATGATTCAAGGTGGTTGTCCACAAGGCACTGGAACTGGTGATCCGGGCTATAAATTTGACGATGAATTTCATGTTGATTTAAAGCATGATGGTCCAGGCGTGTTGTCTATGGCAAATTCTGGTCCTGGAACCAACGGGAGTCAATTTTTTATTACACACATTGCCACCCCTTGGTTAGATAATAAACACACCGTTTTTGGTCATGTTGTAGATAGTCAAGCTATTGTTGATGCCATAAAACAAGGCGATAAAATAGACAGTATAGAAATTGTTAGGGTGGGTGCCGAAGCTGAAAAATGGAATGCTGTAGAAGCGTTTAGAACTTTTGAAGGCTCAAGAGAAAAGAGAATTGCAGAAGAAAAAGCAGCCCAAGCTTCAGAATTAGACAAAGTAGCTGCTGGTTTTGAAGAAACAGCAAGTGGGTTGCGCTATAAAATAATTCAGAAAGGTGATGGTAAAAAAGCTGTGGCTGGGATGCATGTTTCAGTTCACTATCAAGGAGCTTTAATAGATGGAACCGTATTTGATTCTTCCTATAAGAGAAAAGAACCCATTGATTTTCAAGTGGGTGTAGGGCAAGTGATTAAAGGCTGGGATGAAGGTATTTGCTTATTGCAAGTAGGAGATAAGGCTCGTTTTGTAATTCCTTCTGCCTTAGGATATGGTAGCGCAGGTGCAGGTGGGGTTATTCCGCCAAATGCCATACTCGTTTTCGATGTGGAATTAATGAAAGTGAGTTAA
- a CDS encoding bile acid:sodium symporter family protein: MSVNSIDTIHINFNEASLWVLNMALALVMFGIALEISLSDFKELFKNPKPILVGVLSQFLLLPAVTFLLVFSINPLPSVALGMFMVAACPGGNISNFITHMAKGNSALSVCLTAVATLLAIFMTPLNLEFWSSFYPPAAAILTTIAIAPLAMVKLVFLLLGIPLVAGMMVNYYLPALAKKVAKLLKVVSLIFFVVLIFIALYTNRIIFLEYVFYVFWIVVLHNLVAFTTGFSIAKVFGLSSENTRTITIETGIQNSGLGLLLIFTFFDGLGGMALLTAFWGIWHLVSGLILATFWSSKTIEDKKELA; encoded by the coding sequence TTGTCAGTAAATAGCATAGATACCATTCATATCAATTTTAATGAAGCATCGCTATGGGTTTTAAATATGGCTTTGGCTTTGGTGATGTTTGGGATAGCCTTAGAAATATCATTGTCAGACTTTAAAGAACTTTTTAAAAATCCAAAACCCATTCTTGTAGGTGTTTTAAGTCAATTTCTGTTGTTGCCTGCGGTTACTTTTTTATTAGTTTTTAGCATCAATCCATTGCCCAGTGTAGCTCTAGGGATGTTTATGGTAGCGGCTTGCCCTGGTGGCAATATTTCTAATTTTATTACTCACATGGCGAAGGGCAATAGTGCACTCTCTGTTTGCTTAACCGCAGTAGCAACCCTTTTAGCTATATTTATGACTCCATTAAATTTAGAATTTTGGAGTTCATTTTACCCGCCGGCGGCTGCTATTTTAACAACGATTGCTATAGCACCCTTAGCGATGGTTAAACTTGTATTTTTATTACTTGGTATTCCTCTTGTGGCGGGTATGATGGTTAATTATTATTTGCCTGCACTTGCTAAAAAAGTAGCTAAATTATTAAAAGTTGTATCCCTAATATTTTTTGTTGTCTTAATTTTTATTGCCTTATATACCAATAGAATTATCTTTCTTGAGTATGTGTTTTACGTTTTTTGGATTGTTGTGCTTCACAATTTAGTGGCATTCACGACAGGGTTTTCCATAGCCAAAGTCTTTGGTTTATCCTCAGAAAATACAAGAACCATAACTATTGAAACGGGGATTCAAAATTCTGGATTAGGATTGTTATTGATTTTTACTTTTTTTGATGGTTTAGGAGGCATGGCACTACTTACTGCTTTTTGGGGTATTTGGCATTTGGTGTCTGGCTTAATCTTGGCTACTTTTTGGAGTTCTAAAACTATAGAAGATAAAAAGGAACTGGCTTGA
- a CDS encoding tRNA-binding protein, translating to MKELIQGSDFEKIDIRVGTIVNVLEFPEAKNPAYKLEIDFGAEIGIKKTSAQITTLYKESDLKGMQVIAVINFPKKQIANFMSECLILGAVQGKEVTLLQPNLPVTNGLKIA from the coding sequence ATGAAGGAGCTGATACAAGGGTCAGATTTTGAGAAGATAGACATTCGAGTAGGAACAATTGTGAACGTTCTAGAATTTCCTGAGGCCAAAAATCCGGCTTATAAATTAGAAATTGATTTTGGTGCCGAAATAGGAATAAAAAAAACATCAGCACAGATTACCACATTGTATAAAGAAAGTGATTTAAAAGGAATGCAAGTCATAGCTGTTATAAATTTTCCTAAGAAACAAATTGCTAATTTTATGAGTGAATGTCTTATCTTAGGGGCAGTTCAAGGTAAAGAAGTTACTTTACTGCAACCCAATTTACCTGTAACCAACGGACTTAAAATAGCCTAA
- a CDS encoding lysophospholipid acyltransferase family protein, producing the protein MKDLIYKIVRAVVKGLLHLYFGQIVVRGIENVPRNKPVLFLSNHQNAFLDTILIGTACGRSPFFLTRASVFKNKILKSIFTFFKMIPIYRIRDGIKSLKNNEQTFYICTELLAKSEAIVLFPEGNHNLKRRVRPLSKGFTRIILSSLEKFPDLDIYIVPIGLNYKNGANFPDKVAVFYGEPIRVQDVYNAQDVVRSKDIFIKLVHEQLKTLTTHIESEKDYDAIIEKLELLGADYLVPENINKSLIPITESTKIPEIKSSQGWFDFFSKFIFLLFNFPMVFSWRRFIKPKIKEQEFISTMRFAFSVIAYPFYYLCILVLGIFFWDIPIALMISIALFLGNLTYTKFS; encoded by the coding sequence TTGAAAGATTTAATTTATAAAATAGTTAGAGCAGTTGTTAAAGGCTTGTTGCACCTTTATTTTGGTCAAATAGTAGTTCGCGGAATTGAAAATGTACCTAGAAATAAACCTGTTTTGTTTTTATCAAACCATCAGAATGCTTTTTTAGATACTATTTTAATTGGCACCGCTTGTGGCCGAAGTCCTTTTTTTTTGACACGTGCCAGTGTGTTTAAAAATAAAATACTAAAATCGATTTTTACTTTTTTTAAAATGATTCCTATTTACAGAATTAGAGATGGAATCAAATCCCTAAAAAATAATGAACAAACGTTTTACATTTGCACAGAACTCCTAGCGAAGAGCGAAGCAATTGTACTATTTCCTGAGGGGAATCACAATTTAAAAAGGAGGGTTAGGCCACTAAGCAAAGGGTTTACCAGAATTATTTTATCTAGTTTAGAAAAATTTCCGGATTTAGATATTTATATAGTACCTATTGGTTTAAACTATAAAAACGGAGCAAATTTTCCAGATAAGGTAGCCGTATTTTATGGTGAGCCTATTCGAGTACAAGACGTATATAATGCTCAAGATGTGGTTCGTTCTAAAGATATTTTTATAAAATTAGTTCATGAGCAATTAAAAACATTAACAACGCATATTGAAAGTGAAAAGGACTACGATGCCATTATTGAAAAATTAGAACTGTTAGGAGCTGATTATTTAGTTCCTGAGAATATCAATAAGAGTTTAATTCCTATCACAGAAAGCACAAAAATACCAGAGATCAAAAGTAGTCAAGGTTGGTTTGACTTTTTTAGTAAATTTATTTTCTTGCTGTTTAATTTTCCAATGGTGTTCTCGTGGAGAAGGTTTATTAAACCAAAAATTAAAGAACAAGAATTTATTAGTACCATGCGATTTGCTTTCTCAGTAATTGCTTATCCTTTTTATTACCTATGCATACTAGTTTTAGGAATATTTTTTTGGGATATACCTATAGCACTTATGATAAGTATCGCTTTGTTTTTAGGTAATTTGACCTATACCAAATTTAGCTAA
- a CDS encoding peroxiredoxin produces the protein MATIRLGDIAPDFTVDSSLGMINFYDYLGDSWGILFSHPADFTPVCTTELGTAAKFKDEFDQRNVKMIALSVDGAASHAEWIKDINEVQNTSVNFPIIADEDRKVSNLYDMIHPNADSTLTVRSVFIIAPDKTVKLMLTYPASTGRNFYELLRVIDSLQLTAHHKVATPANWKNGDKVVVSPAISTQDAIKIFPKGVEEIKPYLRMTPDPS, from the coding sequence ATGGCAACTATTAGATTAGGAGATATAGCACCAGATTTTACAGTAGATAGCTCTCTGGGAATGATAAATTTTTACGATTATTTAGGCGATAGTTGGGGAATTTTATTTTCACATCCAGCAGATTTTACACCAGTCTGCACGACAGAATTAGGAACTGCCGCTAAGTTTAAAGACGAATTTGATCAAAGAAATGTAAAAATGATTGCTTTAAGTGTTGATGGCGCCGCCTCACACGCGGAGTGGATTAAAGATATCAATGAAGTGCAAAATACAAGTGTAAATTTTCCGATTATTGCTGATGAAGATCGTAAGGTATCAAATCTTTACGATATGATTCATCCAAATGCAGATAGTACCCTAACAGTGCGCTCCGTATTTATCATTGCTCCAGATAAAACAGTTAAATTAATGCTCACCTATCCCGCGTCTACAGGCCGTAATTTTTACGAATTGTTACGTGTCATAGATTCATTGCAGTTAACTGCACATCATAAAGTAGCTACTCCTGCCAACTGGAAAAACGGAGATAAAGTTGTGGTAAGTCCTGCTATTAGCACCCAAGATGCTATCAAAATTTTCCCAAAAGGTGTTGAAGAAATTAAGCCTTATTTGCGCATGACGCCAGATCCGTCGTAA